The Macadamia integrifolia cultivar HAES 741 chromosome 4, SCU_Mint_v3, whole genome shotgun sequence genome contains the following window.
TTTCTGCAATTCTTGTCATAATATGAAGATTtgataattttagaaaatttctCTTCCTGCCATGTTTTGGTTCATTTGATGTCTTGGGATTAACATTGATGTATGAATTAGGAAATGCTAATGCAACGATGGTGGGATCCTGACTCAGAATTATGAGCATGACATATTTTTGTATAGTTATGGTGGGGCTTAGATTATAATGCTTCTGTGGTCTTGTAGGAAGAGCATTGTTCTAAGTCTTGGGTTTTGACCAAGGTCGAAACCGAAATTTAGGTCGAAATTTCCGAAACCTGGTCGGAACCAGGTATTTTTtgggctatttctagaaatttggGTCGAAATTTCCAAAGCTTGGAATTCTCAGGGTTCAAAATTTCCGACATTTAGAACTATGGGAAGATGTTTTTCtctaaataattaataattaataattaatttcaGCACCTTACCTCTGTGTAGAAAAATGATGCCTCAACCCAAGTTCAGAAAAACCACAAAAAAAGACATATACAGGGCCCTCTTTGTGAGAGGCATAGGAGCTAAAAGGAATGCACAACTATTCAGTGAGTGAAGAACCGAGAACCACAAAGCATGATCTGAGATACTTCGTTAGTTTCAGATTCTTATGTTGGAAAAAAGTTGCCGGATAGTATTTGGGGTAGGAAAGAAACTATTTATGCTTCaaatagggaagaaaaagaCTGAACAATTGGTCATTGCTTTCTGGTTGAGTGGTCCTTTGATCAGATTTCAAGAaagagggataaaaaaggaTGAGAAGAGTTGAAGAATCAAATCTAAatttggggttggggggggtgTTGGTTTGTggaaggaataaaaaagatgaatttgGGAACGAAACTGGATTAGAGAATCCTTGCACAGACCAAATTGTGTAGCAAAGGGATGAGGATAAGGCAGTATACTGGCTTGAGACAAACTAATTAAGGGTTTCAATTCTGTTGGTTGTTTACATTTGGTTTTTAACCGGTCCCTGCCTTTTGGGACTTGACCGAAACTGATCAATTTAATAATTGGTTTGATGCCAACTGAAACCATTTGTTTAATGGTGGTTGGtaggggagagagatagagggaTGTTTACCAATGATTCCCGACttacatgaaaatgaaaaagggaGATTGGgctggtcggtcttggttcagcCATTTGGCCTGGTTCAGATATTGACACCAACATCAAACACCAACACCAACTCAGCCTTTTTCCAACTAAATATAagataaaaggaaaagacaaagaaaagaaacaaagcaatGTAACACCTCTAGGACATCCCACCTAAACGTGGTCGGCAACATGGATTTGTCAGAGTATAagataaaaggaaaagacagaaaagaaacaaagcaatGTAACACCTCTGGGACATCCCACCTAAATGTGGTCGGCATCATGAATCTGCCCTCCAAACAACTCTGTTTGATGCCATACTAAGATCCATACCTAGCCTCTGCATGTCCAAGGCattaccaactcatcaatggtcagctattgacacccttactaaTTATCCCACTGGTTTTCAGATTGCAACTGTGAAGTCTAATTTGCTTTGGATGAGATGAAACACACCACTGAGCAAGTAATataaacatagttgtcaaggtggcaAGGCAATCCAACACAGTGGAGGGGTGCTTAATTTCTTAAGCGAGGCGACCATGCTTGCCaagcattatttttttattttcattcgtttctaatattatttagtatgctacatatacgttgtatcataaaaaatcaacattaagccacttCAAGGCAAAAAatatcaacattaagcaacatcaagtcataaaaaatcaacatttagagaaatgttcttgttctttaataagtttgactagtcaaatgattttctttttgcatgagactttttgtattaggtagagcacaaaaccagctttccaacaagtctaagattacttaatttgagttgtaatgacaaaattgTGTTCTGGTCAAACTAATTTTACAGTGTGCGAAGGTTGTTAAAATTATCTAAacgaaaataattttatggacataaaaacaaaagattattttactgaacttttggtttttagtaatgttttactatgataagatttatgaaattttcagaattgagaaaaaccccaacatttgaaagttgaaaatcgtcctacaaccaaaaatctagttattgttcttggactggggggtagactttttatcattttggaataaGATTTTTAAACTTTTGTATTGGATCCAAATAGGGgcgtatttgcttatttatgtaTAATATCTAaagtaaatgaataaataagtgCTGCGCTTTGCAATAAGGCGCCAATGCAATAAGGCAACAATTGCCTAGACCCCAACTAGGCCGCTTAGACACCTAGTTGtggcctaggcgacgccttgacaactatgaatctAAGTCAGGGAGAATGTTCCTGTCCGGGAGCGCGGCCCCTACACCATTGCATGGGCCAATGTGAGTACTCGTAAAAGCATCAACATGGTAGGCATTATTCCCTTTCATAGGGGGTTGGGCAGTGATCCCCCCTGTGTCTGGGCACAACCCCCACACTCCCCCGCAGTAAACATTTTCCCTATAAGTTGATAATAATACCACTAtgtcagaaagaaaaaaaagcactTTGATATGCAGATATGCTAGGTAGTTCCCCTTTGCTGCGCCTGCTCAGAATCAAACCAATGACTTCATCAGCTCTTGCACAAGTCTCTAAAACTATTGAGGCTTTCTTAAATACTAAAAAATCGAAGGCTCTTTAATGTTATCAAGGCTTCAAAATTAAACTTAGGACTCCACTACCGAAAATAGTTGTTTGAGAAACAACAAATTCCACAACAATAAAAATTTCATGGGCCTTTTTCTTGTAATTTGGCTATTACTCGTTCAAATCTGTGCAGATTGTgggcttttgatttttctgaaTAGCTAATtgaatatattatattaatgataagaaaaaaatagaatactGAAGCATACTGATGAGATTTTGATCCATTAGTCAATCATCCAGTGATTGACACTCCACGCTTATTGAtgtttttcttgtcttttattttgtaccctttttaaatttatttatttattttttatttattgtccTCTATTGAATGCTCATGccctctttgatttgttctcttcccttctcatgGCTGGCAAATAAGATTTCTGACCGACATCGCCAAGTGCTCAATTGTGGCAACATTTAGGAATCACTTTGAAGAGCCGATCATTTATCCGGTTGAAATGAACCAAGAGACCATATCCATGATGACTCTTTGCCAATACAAGCACAAATATATTCTGAGCCAGAAATTATGTCCTAACTAATTCTATGCTCATAGGCATCTTCTCGGACTTGTGAAGTGTGGAGTTACAACAGATTAGCCATGTATTTGCTGTATTGCTTATTGTGGATTCTGTTATTGTAGGGTCATAGATATCCATTAGAATATGTTGAAGAATATGCAGACACTATGTTCTTTCTATTAGTTGATGTGATCAAGGAAGATTTTATAGGATAGTTATGCAGCCAACAATGATGTATGGAGCTGGAATATTGGGCATTGAAGAAACAACGTATAGGAAAACTTAGTGTAGCTGAAATGGGGATGTTGAGATAAATGGGtagtaaaactagaaaagataaaataagaataaaaatattaagGGTAATTAGTAGTAgctctgatacatgataagaGAATATTGTTTGAGGCGGCCCACACATATACAAcagaggcctttgaatgctctaTTAAGGAACagtgatatgattcagattGGGGAGCTAAAAGAGTTAGGGATAGGCCTTGAATTACCCCAGGACTAgaagtgaggaatgacatgcatagctGTAGGCCTAGTAATAATTATGTCTTTGAGTAGAGTTGATTGGAGAAAGAAGATTTATgtcatttagttggaataaggctgaATTGAGTTTAGTTGATGTGGTCAAGGAATTTATTGTGGTACTCCAAGTCTCCAATATTTTGGTGGTGTGGTTAGTctcaaattgaaaattttctcctCCAACAACTGGAAGAATGAAATTACATGGGCTATGCGATAGGGGAATTTTCTCTTGTAACATATATCTTTGATTGTTAGTGCATGATATTCTGTCTTTAAATCCCATATGCTTGAATACAATTGCCTGAGATTTCATGGTCGTCTATAAGTACTTGTTTTTCACCTATTCGTGTTAGTAAACAGTCATTTTTGTCTTGGAAACAGGAAAATGAGCTAAATTCAAGAACACCACCAAACATGCAATCCAAACCTAAATTGCAGGCACgcaaaagagggaaaagaacAAGAGTTTCTCATAGGCAGAGCCTTGCAGGTATTTATTCATGCATCAAACAGTTCCATGCTTCATTTTAACTTCAGTGGTTCTATAAGAGTAATGCATGTGGTGTATTTCTAGGGGCTGGTTCTTTGTGGGAATCTGGGGTGAGGCGAAGCAACAGAATCAAAGTACAACCATTGGAGTGGTGGAACGGCGAGCGATTTTTATATGGACGCATACATGGAAGTGAGTATGAATAAAATTCTTTTTATATCTTGCCAATATAGATGTTTTTCTTCTTACAAGGTGTCCATGGATCATTGGTATTACTTTTTCAGTGTTCCCTCCATGTAGGATTCTGATTATGATCATGTAGTCCTAGTTTGGGatctttttttgttaatttcaaTAACTGCTTCTTGGATTGAAAATAGTTTTGGTTGCTATATTATTGATGATGCTGTGAAAGCTGGATATGTAAAAATATCAAAGAAACAGAAGGTTGGAGACTCCAAGCCTCTGTGGTTATCTTAGAGGGGAATGCTTTCTAGAAACAATTCAATTACAGTATTTATCAAATTTTAGAACTCTTGAGCCTCCTCACTCATTTTGTCTTACTATTATTGAGTGACACTTCACAAAATTTTGAATGACAAAACAGGATCTGTGTAGCTGAACCCACTCAGATAGTTGGGAAAAGGATTTGTTGGATTAAGTTTAATTGAGTTTTCCTTCAAAAGTTTGAAATATCTTGGGAGTCCTGCAGTTATAGATCTACAACTATGGTTGATGGGTCTAGGATAGTCACCTGGCAAAGAGATCTTGGTGACCAAGCAAGTCTCTGGTAGCACAGTAAGCTGTCCACCCAAACGGTAGGATGAACTGTAAAACCATCCCAGACAGGATCTCCAAGCACCCAAATCAGAAAGTCAGTCCAAAAGTCAACAGAAAAGTCAACCTTCTCAGATGAAGATCAAACTTTAAGAGTCAACCACAAACAAGTAGTAAGAATATCCTTCAACAGATTAGATTGATCTAACAGTCAGATTAAAAGTAAGTAGGAGAATATTGAATTCTGAAACGCAACCCAGAAAATATAAGAatttaatcaaaatcaaatctgaTGGTCAGACCAGCCTGAAATTAAAAACAAGTTCTCTTCCTGGTTGGATCAAACAATGCCCCAAGTATGAATCATATCTAACGGCTAGATTGAGAATAATTTGGATATCCcagatctgaaataaaaattttgctGAAACAAGAGATTTTCAATCAAAGAAAATCAGGGGGTCAAATCCCCTTCAAACCCTGGTCGAGTATCACTCCCTCCTAATGGGGTGAATCATTCCTCAAAATCTGGGCCAAATCTTATTTGCAGATTTGAAGTAATCAAGGGAACATCAGGTCTGGTTCAGAAATAGGACAGAATAGGGAGATTTCTGATGAAACCAAATCGGAATATCTGATTTTTAGATCCCAAAAACTGATCTAATTCTAATGGTGAGATTTTATTCAATCAGGTGATCAAATCTGACATAAAATGGGGATAAAACAGGGGTGCCGCCAGTGATTAAATCTGAGATTATTGATGTTTGAAATGCCAAGaatggaataataataatagtcacAGATCTGAGAGTGAAATATAAGCAAAccagagaataaaataaaaaataaaaaatgctgaTCGATGAGTTGATAACAGTATCTTTATGGTAAGAAAACAGGGTATAGAGAAGGAGAATATAAGAAGTAACAATGGTATTCCACCGATGGTTTGGACACTCACTGTCCAAAGGCATCACATACCCAAGGCTTTTCGCCCCGACAACTGAATTGCACAGCCCTTTGTCGGAAACTCTTCAATTCTCATTAATCTCAATCAATCGTTATTAGCCAATGGCTAATACAAGATATTTATAGAAAACTACAACATCCTAATCTAACAATGAAAGTAAAATCCTATTGGCTATTACAAATTATGCTTAAAATGGGAAATAATATTAACTAGAAGTAAGCCTAACAAACCTCCACACAATTGGTAACatgatatgctggctcaacatGGGTTCGAATAAACGCTGGATATGGACCAGGTACATGCCCACCTTAGAGCACAATCAAATGATCATATCTACATCAAGTTCCATGTGTTGGTTGCTTCAGCCTTTACTCACGATGTACTTCAGCGACACATGGTTTCAGAGATTGGCATCGGGTTGTATTGATTGTGAAGGTCATTTCCTGATACATCGGTGGTCCTGGATCATTCAGATCATAACCACAGAATCTGAGTTCACATGTGCGAAGAATGCTTTAACTCAACCCACACAACGCCTTCCCCTCTCCCCcaacccaccccccaaaaaaaaaaaaaaaaaaaaaaaaaaaaaaaaaaggaaagaaaagaagaagctcAAAATCCCTAACAGTAGTTTGCAACTTAGCATCTGATCCTTCTCTCTTATATTCGGAGTAGGTTTTATATAATTCCATTTGCTGGGAATGTTGGAACAGTGGaaatatttaaaagaaagaaaatatccagaTAATATGTGAGAAACTGAAATTCAAGGTAATGCTCTACTTGCCTCAATTTTGGTTTCTCTGTTGGCATGCAAAATACAAAATCTTCCatgttttctaaaatttttatatatgaacgGTAATTAATACAAAGTAGCTTGCTCTGGGATAGTTGGAGTAATCTTATGGTTTCATTGAGTGACACTTTTCAAGTGTCATTATTTGTCTAGTTGGAGTAGTCTTATGATTTCATTCAATGGCACTTTTGTCTTTCATGTATATCATTCTTCGACAATGTAATTCCATGTGGAAGATTCGATAAAGAAGTTATTTGGTTCTCTTTGTTGCAGGCCTTGAAACAGTAATAGGGTTGAAGTATGTGTCTCCAGCAAAGGATGGAGGAAAGCCTACAGTCAGGGTGAAATCGTATGTATCCGATGAATACAGACACCTTGTAGAACAAGCAGGTTTGCACTAAGATCTTGTTTGCACAAATATGCATTGTATCTCCGATCTGTCTCTTGGCGTCTACGAGCTGTAGCGTAAGGGAAGTGATGTATATGCTCCACATGTGTATTCTTGGTTAACAATGTAACTTGAAAATGCTCCAGGCTTCAATGATTAACATTTTCTGTTATctatccaaacaaaaaaaaaagaaaaaaaaagaaatccagGCTTCCCCTTAGTGAAACAAATCTATTGATTTGAGATGGAAATCATCTTCTCTAGAGATGATCTTGTTAACAAAGGTTCGTATCTTGCCCTCATGTAATACTTTTGGATTATTTGGTTTACTTTCTGATTGGTACATGGacaattttttctttgcttAAACCTTTTTTCATTCTATGATAAAACAAATGCACTACACAATAGTTTTGATTGATGGATTAAGTTTCCAGGTGGAAACTTGACACATGAGATGATGTTTCAAGATGAACTCATCTGAGTCATGAGTGTTTGATTAATGTAAAGTAGAAATATGGGAATCCTAGGTTTTACTAATTGGATTCCTTCTATTTAATCAAATCGTGGTGATGATTTCTTTTGTAGATTAGCTGAAATCGCAAGTATGCTGTTGGTAGATGCCTGCAAGGCATCAAAGTTAAATATACTCTAAAACTGAGTGGCTTCAGAGTATATGTATGTGTGTACTGTGTACCTGGATGTACATGTAGTTGAATTCtaatatttatgaaattaaaaattaaaaaagaaaaaaaaaaggaggtttAACAGAAGCACCCAAAATGTTTGATCAAATAGGGTTTAAAGTATATAGTTTCAATGTTAAATTCAAATTCCAGAATACACTTAATCCATAGAGTGGCTTTTCttaacattttaatttaagatcaTAAATGCTTGAATTTGAGAGGGGAAACCTACCTCTTCAAAGTTCAATTATATGTTTCTTTAGAAACCCTGTTCCATCTTTCTTTAAGCACTTCACATCTTCACTCCTTTATATGGATTTGGAATCAATCTGAGTTTTGTAGTAAACCAAGCATAGAATAGTATGGCTCAGGCCATTCTAGTCTCAGCTGATGGCAATCGAGCTAGTGAATTAGCTTCCCTCATTGATTTATCCCTTATTATAGGCTCAAATGGGAGTATATTGGAAAATTAAGTAGGATTCCCTTTACAAAAATAGTGTGGTCTTGGACTTTTGGGTACAACAATCTCAGCTAAAGAGGTTCTAAGGGTGACCACCAACAAGAATAAAGTACAACAACAAAACCGGAAACTACACATCAAGAATGAGAAAGTACTCAACATCCATTTTACATTGGATACACTAAGCCAATTGACTGAGCCCCATCCTGATTGATACTCAACTCAATACAGAACAAAAGCAAATTGGAATGATGTGAAGAATGGAGTCACtaacatatatatagatatCTTTGTTGATGAAGATAATCCTTATAATCAACCTCCTAGGATACGCTTGAGACCTGCCTTTTGCTCAGAGGTTAATCTTGTCGGGAACTTTACTTCAAATTTAATAGATAGGTTGCCCCTGTTCCCTGGCTCCTTGGCGATTGGCATCCCTTCCTCTGCAATCACAAGCTCAAAACCTGGGTTCACAACATCAGTTACTGGAATATTCAGTTCACGACCGTCAAGAGTTTTGAGGTTAACAGTGGTTCCCCCAAGTGCCTCTGCTAATGACACCTTCTGTTTTACAACGAGGTCATTGCCATTCCTCTGGTAGACATCATGGGGCTTCTCATCAATTACAAATACGAGATCAGCTGGTAGCTGGTTTGTCTGTTCGTTTCCTTTGTCTGGAAACGTGATCTTTGTTCCCTTCTTCCACCCAGGCTTCACAGTGATGGTTAAGATCTCAGACTCTGGAATTAGTCGCCTGTGAAATAGTTTTTGTATTTAtcaagagggagaagagaaacgAGTAATCAGGGCATAGTTGTTCATTTGATCAACTGTTACTAACATACACAACTTAAAATCATCATAATTAAAAATCTATGATTCAACATAATTAACTGCAGCAAAATATAACAGAACAGAATCACCAATAGAAATACTTAAATACTGCCTATCATGTTCTATATCATGGCTGGGATCTCTTCTCCACTGTGGCTGCATTCTTCTTCTTATATGGAACTTACAGCCTTAAAAACAGCTATTAAATTAGTTGAAACCAGTTTGAGCTGCTTAATTATTGCAACCAATTGAATAAGGTAGCAGGCCACCATGTTAGAATTCAACTTCATACCCGGAAACCTAGGAGATTGGATAGGATATTCACCATATTATATTTGATGAAGATATCACCAAGTTCCCAGTGATCCATAATATTGAACAATAACAAATTCATATGGAAAGTAACCATTATCAATCTGGTGTAAAGTTGATACTTCAGTTGTCAGGGAAATGTTTATAGTGATAGGGCTTTTTAAACTCTCAGATAATTCATAAAAGATATAAATAATGGaagttaataaaaaaatgagaaggCTGAAGCTCAGAAGTTGTAGAATGTGTGAAGAGAATAATGCATACCCATTAACATCAACCACTTTCCTGgagatcttcatcttccttgttGATCCGGTGTACAGCTCCTCAAGGCTACATGGTAGCTTGCTCTCCACCGGCGGTGGCTTCCGGGGCATGCCTCCTCCAGGACCGACCCCCTCACTGTACGTTCGGAAGTGATTTTCGGTCCCACCAAACCCATTGAAGATCCCACCTCCATCCGATTGGAATCTCATAGACCTCCCCGGACCTGTTGACCCGAACCCAAAAGGGCTGCTCCCAAAGAATTCTGCAAAGATATCCTCTGCGTTCCTTGGGTTGAACATGAAATCATTTGGACCACCAGAACTTCCGCCGCCAAAGGggaatccaccaccaccaccaccagagGAACCAGGGGTCGCTCCTTTCAACCCTTCTTCTCCATATTGATCATAGACTGCCCTTTTCTGTGGATCACTCAAGACCTGAAGCAAAGATATTTTGGATTATTTCCCAATAAAATTCAGTTATTTTGAATTCTTTTTGCAGGTTCAAATTTCCCGGGAAAGGTTGGCCTTTTAGATTTTAGTTGATTCAGACAATTCAAattcccaaaaatgaaaaacaaaaatttggtATTGTCATCCATCGCAAGACAAACAAGAAGAAATGCAAGGATCAACAGCGACCAGAAACCCACATTTTGTTTTTACAGAGACAAGTATAGGACCCATAGGAATCTGAAACCGAAGTGGtagaaaaaagaagttgaaataTCTTACTTCATAGGCTTCTGAGATTTGCTTGAATTTAGCCTCTGCTTCTTTTTTGTTGGTTGGATTCTTATCTGGATGCCATTTCATGGCTAATCTCCTGTAAGATTTCTTGAGATCGTCATCCGTGGCATTCCTATTCACCTTCAAGATATTGTAGTAATCGACTCCCATCGTGATCGTGGAAAACGAGACGATTATAACGAAACCTCAATCTCAGACCTTCTATTCGAAGCAAAGTCCCTTACAGATATTTTGCAGAAACTCTTCGTACTTCGATCACCAATTCTCAGATCTCTGTTATTCGTCGAAAAGAATTTGAACCTTCTTTAAAATAAGCTAATAATCGAATATCTTGGAATCTCTTTGATTGTTTCTACTAGATAGAAGTTGATAATAGTGTTTGTCATGAGAATTAAACCATTGATACCTCGAAAACCTCCGGATTCCTTCGAAGTACGTATCACATTCCCAATATTCGCCTCAAATGAACGAAcctcaaatcaaataaaatctcaGAGATTCTTCGAAATGAAACAACAATCAATCAGATCaaacaaataattgaaaaaccTCTGAGAAAGGTGACTAAAGATCGATATAAAAACAGGAGGAATCCACCAAAAAGCAAGATATTATGTAAAACAAGGCTAGGCTGCCTTGATTGATCCTTTGGTGaactaaaaaaatttcaaatgagaagagaagagaagagaagagaagagacggGTAATCAGGGAAATGAGGGAAATCTAACGCGGGATGTTAGGAATGGTAAATTCTTTATTTGGAGAATGGGAttatgtggtggtggtgggacgTTGGGTTGGGGTGtgtgaaaatgaaagaaaatgagaatgCGTATTGAATTGATTACCCTCAAGTTTCTCTCCTTAAATTTTACGCCGGCATTTGAATTGGTAGTTTTGGATTTGCGAAGGATGTATCCCTTTCGATTACTAccttttttaaagtttttagagagagaaactgAACGAAATTTACGGTGGAGTCACGTCCCTTCTCTCTCTGGCTCTTGTTTTTTTCAAAACGGATTTGCTGTTTGTACGATCATTTGGTTATACGAGTCAGCGATCAATacttgtcttttttattttcggATATACCcctttatccttgtaatggtaGAAAGTGGGATACGTGTTGGTTACTGACTCATATGAtcaggtgatcgtacgagcaacgaattctatctttatttttttctattgatgagagagagatgattattTATGGGTCTTACTTGTTTAAGATTTAAAGTGGAAATTAAGTAGTAATAAGTATCTTTCTTGTAAAGATAAGGATGACCCGTGAACTGAAACTTGAATTCAATATCTGTGCTATTTCTTGTGATTACAAGggtaaataaaagatatattTGGAAGCAAAAATGACGGTTGTTGAATTCTCACATGTAAGATCAGGTGATTATGTATAAAGcggatcttcttttttttttgggggggggggggNNNNNNNNNNNNNNNNNNNNTTTGGAAAGGGGAGGGGTGTTGTTTAAACTTGAtctaaaaattatgaaaaaaaaccTCCTAAAATAAAGGGATGGGCTCCACAGCACGGGTGGGAGTTGGGTACTCAGTATCGGATTTATTGGTTGGTCCAATTGGTTTCGTTCTCTTAACActtaatgataaaaaaaaaaatctcaatcaaTAAAAGGGTATCCCAGTGTATGAGGCTATCATCATTGGAATCTATAGAGAGGATCATATAATGTACGCAGCTTGTGAGAAAGAGTCCATCAGGCCTTATTTTTGATACCCGTCTTGAGGGTAGTGTTGGGTTCAATTAGAGGTGCTTTTCTACTTGGTCATTGCACTTTGGTCTTGCTGTCTACCACCCTAAGTCATACAGCCTCTCTAGCTCTCTCACTTCAACCCCTGTTCTTGCTCCTATTCCAGGCAGAACTTCAAAATTTATAATCTTAAAATAATTAAGTAGTATCAGATCCATGGCTGGATGGATTCAAACAGAGATACACCAAAATCGAGGACTTTGAGAGACGATAGTTATCTTGTCTTATCCCAACAATTATtggaccaaaaaaataaaaaaagcttcAATAGAATCATCAAATGGTTGAAAGATCATCTGATCCTtacgtttttctttttttaataagaacTCTGAGGAGTAGTAGCTCTCCCCCAAAGAAGATAACTTGCTCTAGCAAAGTGATTCGGACTCATTCGTGAGTCGTTCAGTTGGTTAAGACGAATTGGGGATTGTATGGATAGACACATGATTCCAAATTTGATTCCATACATGGATTGTTGTGCTAATCTCCCTAAGGATTAATCGGGACTCTGAAGCCAAATATTTTGCACATTTTTAACAAGGATATTTAAGTCGGGATCAAGGTTGAACATTTTTGCACGGTTTTGGCCTATTCTATTCCAACAAGTTAACCTAATTAAATCAACGCAATCTTGGTACGGCATTTTAAGGAAATAAGTTTTATTCAAATATTTGACTAAAATGTTTTGAATTATTCGTGACACCCCTGACATTAtccaaattaataaagaaatagaaagaactTGTCAAAACATGTTATTGTCACCACGTTAACTGATGATGATGCACACAAAGTAGGAAGAGAGGTCCCAGTTAAGGGgggcaatttttttatttcaatacaaaaatatatatttgatcTGTATAACAAggagaataaaatattttaaatgatTTGGTAACTACTGTTAATCATGCATAAGTGGCAAATCAGATGGTGTCAACCATCTATGAAATCAAATTTTTTAGAATTCATACAAAATGTATTCTCTTTATATAGGCTGTTCCACGGATTATAGTGGATACTTTGGGTTTCAAAATCATTAGATTTGGTTAATTTCTTACTTTCTGGGTTTTGCAGAATACCTTCTTAGTTTCATAGATGAGCTACTACCCTGCAAAGCTTTAAcatcaaaagagaaagaaaatcgcTCTCATTTCAGATGAGAGTAATTTGCAGAAT
Protein-coding sequences here:
- the LOC122076846 gene encoding dnaJ homolog subfamily B member 4, with the protein product MGVDYYNILKVNRNATDDDLKKSYRRLAMKWHPDKNPTNKKEAEAKFKQISEAYEVLSDPQKRAVYDQYGEEGLKGATPGSSGGGGGGFPFGGGSSGGPNDFMFNPRNAEDIFAEFFGSSPFGFGSTGPGRSMRFQSDGGGIFNGFGGTENHFRTYSEGVGPGGGMPRKPPPVESKLPCSLEELYTGSTRKMKISRKVVDVNGRLIPESEILTITVKPGWKKGTKITFPDKGNEQTNQLPADLVFVIDEKPHDVYQRNGNDLVVKQKVSLAEALGGTTVNLKTLDGRELNIPVTDVVNPGFELVIAEEGMPIAKEPGNRGNLSIKFEVKFPTRLTSEQKAGLKRILGG